The nucleotide window CGGCTTCTTTATGGAGGCAATAATAGCGGCTGGAATCTTTGCCCGCTTGAGGATACTCTCGGACTACAGACCCAGGCGGAAAGTAAATCTCGACGTTGTTGGTGCCATCCTGGTTGGGGTGGGTCTGTTTCTCCTGACTCTCTCGGTGCTCATCATGGACCCTCTATCTAATCCGCCGGTTCTGCTCCTCATGGTTCTCGGCCTTGTAACCCTGTTTCTCTTTTGGCGTCACGAGAAGAATCTGAGGGGTAAGGAGGATGTCTTAATCGACGTGGAAGTCTTCAGGTCAAGGGCCTTCACTGTGGCTAACCTCGTGAGCCTCTTTTTCCAGGTAAGCCTTGCCGGCCTGATGTTCACTGTTCCCGTCTTCGTTCAGCAGTACCTCGGGTACAACGCCATCCAAACTGGTTTTGTCGTGATTCCCCTTTCGGTGATGATGTTCCTCTCTTCATTGGCCGGTCAGAAGTTTGCAAAACACCTCACGCCCAAGAGGATAATCCAGCTTGGAATAGGACTGACGTTCTTTGGTCTTTACTTTATTCTCGATGTTCTGGGGCCGGGGGTTACCGGAAAAGAGTTTGCCCCTGGCTTTGCCCTCTATGGAACGGGATACGGTCTGATATTCTCCCAGATAACCAACCTGGCCATGATGGGGGTCAAGCCGGAACAGCAGGCCGACGCATCGGGAATATTCAACGCCCAGAAGCAGTTTGGATTATCTCTCGGCACTGCATTCATAGGGGCGGTTCTGGTTCTGGGGGTTATCCAGAGCATAACCCGGCAGATATATGAGTCTGGGCTCTTCGAGGGGAGCAGAGAGGAGATAAGAGAGGCAGTGATTCAGTGGATACTAAAAATGCAGGCCGGAGAGCTCAGCGTGCCGCCGGAGTATCACGATTTGGTTATCAAAATCCTGAGGATTTCGTTCGTCGATGCGATGAGGCTGGCGATGGCCGTTATGATGGGATTGTTAGTCATCAGCGTGGCCCTGTCCTTCTTCCTGCCCGCTGGCGAGGGAGGGGGCTAACCTTCCACGATCAGCCAGCCAACCGGCGGATGCTCCGCGCCTCTCTTCCACTTTTCGTAGGCTTTGTCCCACCTCCTCAGGAGTTCAGCGCGCTTTTTCTCGTCCTTTATCTTTTCCACGTACTCGCGCGGGATGTAGGCGAGATAGTGCGGCAGGTCCGGTTCAAGGGTTCCACTCTCGATAACCTCTCCGCCGGCTTTTTCAATCAGCTCGGTTAGTTTCTCAAGCGTCGGGTAGTGCAGGTCGTCTTTCTCACCGAACAGCGCCTCAAAAATCTCCTCGCGCAGGTTGTACAGCTCAAGGTGCGCCCTCTGCCTCTCGTTGTTTGCTATGGGCAGACTCTCCGCGATGAAGACCTTCTCGGAAACCCGGAGCATCTCCGAGATGACCTTTACCATAGTTTCCTCGCTCTTCAGGCTCCGGATTCCGTGGACGAGAACGGCTAAATCAAAGGCCTTAAACGGGAACGGGAGCTCCCTTGCATCAACCTTGAGCGGGATTATCCGGTGCTTTAGGCCAGTCGCGGTTGTTATCTCATCGAAGAAGCGCCACCTTGAGACCTCCACCGCCACAACACGGCCGCTTTCTCCGACGAGGTAAGCCAATGGAACGGTAGTTAATGCATGTGCGCCACACCCAACCTCAAGGACGTTCATGCCCTTCTCAAGCGGTGCAAATTGAAGGACGCGGAAGCGTTCGAGCATTTCCATATGCAACCAGTTTGGAGGTAGAGGAGGCTCGTTCCGGGAAGGAATTTTTGGGAGGACTTCTTTCTTAAACGTTTTTTCATTAAAACGCATGGAAGACACCAGAAAAAGCTAAAGGCGTTCTCTTTAAGGCTTTTTTGGAGAAAAGGTTTTATAAGCTGGGGGAGAATTAATGGCAGGGTTAAAATTCTTCTTAGTGTGGTCTCTGACGCTGGTGAGTCATCATCTTAGTTACATATTGCACGATTGCATCGTCATGCAACTCTTTTACTCAGCTTTCTTTTGGACAGTTCTAAGGGGAAAACATGTATTAGAATAAATTCGTACTTAGAAAAGACAAGAAAAGGAAATTACTAATAATACAAGGAAAAACTTATAACGGATAAACAATCCAAATAGTAATACAAAAACC belongs to Thermococcus camini and includes:
- a CDS encoding MFS transporter → MGQSKWGVLYVMSAALFIMFIDTTMMNVSISALVKDLDTTVTGVQGAIALYALVMAAFMIPGAKLADIWGTRKVFFRGLVIYTVGTLMAAFAPNLAFLFLGWSILEGIGAAMMMPATVTYITKAYTGRDRAFAFGVWGGVGGAAAAFGPIIGGFFTTYFTWRLGFFMEAIIAAGIFARLRILSDYRPRRKVNLDVVGAILVGVGLFLLTLSVLIMDPLSNPPVLLLMVLGLVTLFLFWRHEKNLRGKEDVLIDVEVFRSRAFTVANLVSLFFQVSLAGLMFTVPVFVQQYLGYNAIQTGFVVIPLSVMMFLSSLAGQKFAKHLTPKRIIQLGIGLTFFGLYFILDVLGPGVTGKEFAPGFALYGTGYGLIFSQITNLAMMGVKPEQQADASGIFNAQKQFGLSLGTAFIGAVLVLGVIQSITRQIYESGLFEGSREEIREAVIQWILKMQAGELSVPPEYHDLVIKILRISFVDAMRLAMAVMMGLLVISVALSFFLPAGEGGG
- a CDS encoding class I SAM-dependent methyltransferase — its product is MEMLERFRVLQFAPLEKGMNVLEVGCGAHALTTVPLAYLVGESGRVVAVEVSRWRFFDEITTATGLKHRIIPLKVDARELPFPFKAFDLAVLVHGIRSLKSEETMVKVISEMLRVSEKVFIAESLPIANNERQRAHLELYNLREEIFEALFGEKDDLHYPTLEKLTELIEKAGGEVIESGTLEPDLPHYLAYIPREYVEKIKDEKKRAELLRRWDKAYEKWKRGAEHPPVGWLIVEG